One stretch of Jiangella gansuensis DSM 44835 DNA includes these proteins:
- a CDS encoding ABC transporter ATP-binding protein, with translation MSTRSERSRTPVAAVEDEVAALEVSNLEVAYRSGGKLVQAVRDVSFDVGRGETVALVGESGSGKSTIGFALMGLLPDGVGEVTGGTVRFLGAPLDVTDDNALGPIRGRKMSMVFQDPLTALNPVLTIGKQLAELFVHHQGLSGREARRKAVDLLKMVKIPDPERRARQYPQQLSGGMRQRVVIAMALALNPKLVLADEPTTALDVTVQAHVMELLDRLASETGAGTLLISHDLAVVASYARRVYILYAGQVMERGPIRPIYERPAHPYTVGLLRSVPRVAQDQRDLQPIPGSPPHPAEPVSGCPFHPRCPLATERCSEEKPVMHEVGEGRAAACHYAEEVHDGVHREILGTTRD, from the coding sequence ATGAGTACGCGCTCGGAACGGTCCCGGACACCGGTCGCCGCGGTCGAGGACGAGGTCGCCGCCCTCGAGGTGAGCAACCTCGAGGTCGCCTACCGCAGCGGAGGGAAGCTGGTTCAGGCGGTGCGCGACGTCTCCTTCGACGTCGGGCGAGGGGAGACGGTCGCGCTCGTCGGCGAGTCGGGAAGCGGCAAGAGCACCATCGGCTTCGCGCTGATGGGTCTGCTCCCGGACGGCGTGGGTGAGGTCACCGGGGGGACCGTGCGGTTCCTCGGCGCACCCCTCGACGTGACGGACGACAATGCGCTCGGGCCGATTCGCGGCCGGAAGATGTCGATGGTCTTCCAGGACCCGCTGACCGCCCTGAACCCGGTCCTCACGATCGGCAAGCAGCTCGCCGAGCTGTTCGTCCACCATCAAGGGCTCTCCGGCCGCGAGGCGCGGCGCAAGGCCGTCGACTTGCTGAAGATGGTCAAGATCCCGGACCCCGAGCGTCGCGCGCGGCAGTATCCGCAGCAGCTGTCGGGCGGTATGCGCCAGCGCGTCGTCATCGCGATGGCGCTCGCGCTCAACCCGAAGCTCGTGCTCGCGGACGAGCCCACCACCGCCCTGGACGTGACAGTCCAGGCGCACGTGATGGAGCTGCTGGACCGCCTGGCCAGCGAAACGGGCGCGGGGACCCTGCTCATCAGCCACGACCTGGCGGTGGTGGCCTCCTACGCGCGGCGGGTATACATCCTCTACGCCGGCCAGGTGATGGAGCGTGGCCCGATCCGGCCGATCTACGAGCGCCCCGCCCACCCCTACACCGTCGGCCTGCTGCGCTCGGTGCCCCGGGTGGCCCAGGACCAGCGCGACCTGCAGCCCATCCCGGGCAGTCCGCCGCACCCGGCCGAGCCGGTGTCAGGGTGCCCGTTCCATCCCCGCTGCCCGCTGGCCACCGAACGCTGCAGCGAGGAGAAGCCGGTCATGCACGAGGTCGGAGAAGGACGCGCCGCGGCATGCCACTACGCGGAGGAGGTGCACGACGGTGTCCACCGAGAGATCCTTGGCACTACGCGCGACTGA
- a CDS encoding ABC transporter substrate-binding protein gives MPTDNRAGPPLRRVTRRRFLALVGAGTGSLVLGSCGMQRAGGGDGESVIRAAFDRPILDLNPFGSANVEQATLMAAKLIFDTLVVHDGEGIRPSLATEWSQPDEHTWVFSLGDVAFHDGSPVTAADVKASIESIAAGETPQAALWGALESVEATDDKTVTIRTTTPLGTMLANLSLLAIAPADKIGDESFFAAPVGSGPFEVESFTASDHLHLRAVEGYWGGTPASSRLELPFIPESSTRLTALRTGEVDLTWSIPPDQIEEMYDPTIDVVSVPSFINYFNWFNASREPFGDARVRRAMWMAIDIEQMVGDLFGDSAEVATAPITSSVFGYAPQEPYPYDPDEARRLLADAGLPDGFSTHVMWAQGVAPQARAMAETFASYWNEIGVSVELQELEQAQWLDRLLALDWDMNLQNAATATGDADYSLGRLYTTDANRIGYSNPELDTVLEQARAVTDQDQRAELYAQACKIIWDDAVGIFPLQMLATYGVRDDIRGLEPAANNQPDFVPVGREA, from the coding sequence ATGCCTACGGATAACCGCGCGGGGCCACCGCTGCGCCGGGTGACCAGACGACGATTCCTCGCCCTCGTCGGCGCGGGCACCGGCTCCCTGGTCCTCGGATCGTGCGGGATGCAGCGGGCCGGTGGGGGTGACGGCGAGTCCGTCATCAGGGCCGCGTTCGACCGTCCGATCCTCGACCTGAACCCGTTCGGCTCCGCGAACGTCGAGCAGGCCACGCTGATGGCCGCGAAGCTGATCTTCGACACGCTCGTCGTGCACGACGGGGAGGGGATCCGGCCGAGTCTGGCGACCGAATGGTCCCAGCCCGACGAGCACACCTGGGTCTTCTCGCTGGGCGACGTCGCCTTCCACGACGGCAGCCCGGTGACTGCCGCGGACGTCAAGGCCAGCATCGAGAGCATCGCGGCGGGCGAGACCCCGCAGGCGGCGCTGTGGGGTGCGCTGGAGAGCGTCGAGGCCACCGATGACAAGACCGTGACCATCAGAACCACCACCCCGCTGGGCACCATGCTGGCGAACCTCTCCCTGCTCGCCATCGCCCCAGCCGACAAGATCGGCGACGAGAGCTTCTTCGCCGCCCCGGTCGGCAGCGGCCCGTTCGAGGTGGAGTCCTTCACAGCTTCGGACCACCTGCACCTGCGCGCCGTGGAGGGGTACTGGGGAGGCACACCGGCTTCCTCGCGGCTGGAACTGCCCTTCATCCCCGAGAGCTCCACCCGCCTCACCGCCCTGCGGACCGGCGAGGTGGACCTCACGTGGTCCATTCCGCCGGACCAGATCGAGGAGATGTACGACCCCACCATCGACGTCGTCTCGGTGCCGAGCTTCATCAACTACTTCAACTGGTTCAACGCCAGCAGGGAGCCGTTCGGCGACGCACGGGTGCGGCGCGCGATGTGGATGGCCATCGACATCGAGCAGATGGTGGGCGACCTGTTCGGCGACAGTGCCGAGGTGGCGACCGCGCCGATCACGTCGTCGGTCTTCGGTTACGCGCCGCAGGAGCCCTACCCGTACGACCCCGATGAAGCGCGCCGGCTCCTGGCCGACGCAGGACTACCGGACGGGTTCTCCACGCACGTGATGTGGGCGCAGGGAGTCGCCCCGCAGGCGCGAGCGATGGCCGAGACCTTCGCCTCCTATTGGAACGAGATCGGGGTGTCGGTCGAGCTGCAGGAACTGGAACAGGCGCAGTGGCTCGACCGGCTCCTCGCCCTGGACTGGGACATGAACCTTCAGAACGCCGCGACCGCCACCGGCGACGCCGACTACAGCCTCGGGCGCCTGTACACGACGGACGCCAACCGGATCGGCTACTCCAACCCGGAGCTCGACACGGTCCTCGAGCAGGCTCGGGCTGTGACCGACCAGGATCAGCGCGCCGAGCTCTACGCCCAGGCATGCAAAATCATCTGGGATGACGCGGTGGGGATCTTCCCGCTCCAGATGCTCGCCACCTACGGCGTCCGCGACGACATCCGGGGGCTCGAGCCCGCGGCGAACAACCAGCCGGACTTCGTGCCGGTCGGGCGGGAAGCATGA
- a CDS encoding FAD-dependent oxidoreductase: protein MPQSVALHLDAPVRASVDVLVVGSGPSGLAAAISAARSGATTMLVERFGYVGGNLTAGLVGPCMTSYSLDGSTQLIRGVFEEMILRMEEQGQAIHPSKVPANSPYCGYITYGHDKVTPFEPEAVKVTGLQMLREAGAEVLLHTTVIESRVEGNAVTGVFIASKSGVEAIDATVVVDCSADADVVARAGGETVYGRDEDGLAQPMTLFFRVAGVDDAAVDDYVTTAQERRPFASIVEEARRAGEFTIPRKGIGLYKTLRPGVWRINTTRVLGVSGVDVADLTTAEIEGREQVHDLMAFLRRRIPGFAEATLLDTAATIGVRETRRIVGEYTLTADDLETGRHFDDVIGTCGYPIDIHSPVDAGGRLEEDPTANVYEMPYRSLVPKDLDGVLVAGRSVSATHEALAAIRVMPPSFAMGQAAGTAAALAVKAGVQPRHVDIAALQRQLLEDNAYLGPHKVPETVG from the coding sequence GTGCCTCAGTCCGTCGCTCTTCACCTCGACGCCCCCGTGCGTGCCAGCGTCGACGTCCTCGTCGTCGGCAGTGGCCCGTCCGGCCTGGCCGCCGCCATCAGCGCCGCCCGCAGCGGGGCCACGACCATGCTGGTCGAACGGTTCGGCTACGTCGGCGGGAACCTCACCGCCGGGCTCGTCGGCCCGTGCATGACGTCGTACAGCCTGGACGGCAGCACTCAGCTCATCCGCGGGGTCTTCGAGGAGATGATCCTGCGGATGGAGGAACAGGGCCAGGCGATCCACCCGTCCAAGGTTCCCGCGAACAGCCCGTACTGCGGGTACATCACCTACGGCCACGACAAGGTCACCCCGTTCGAGCCCGAGGCCGTCAAGGTCACGGGCCTGCAGATGCTGCGCGAGGCCGGGGCCGAGGTCCTGCTCCACACCACCGTGATCGAGTCGCGGGTCGAGGGCAACGCCGTCACGGGTGTCTTCATCGCGAGCAAGTCCGGGGTCGAGGCGATCGACGCCACGGTCGTCGTCGACTGCTCGGCGGACGCGGACGTGGTGGCGCGGGCCGGCGGCGAGACGGTGTACGGCCGCGACGAGGACGGACTCGCCCAGCCGATGACGTTGTTCTTCCGGGTGGCGGGTGTCGACGACGCCGCAGTCGACGACTACGTCACCACCGCCCAGGAGCGTCGCCCGTTCGCCTCGATCGTCGAGGAGGCACGTCGTGCCGGCGAGTTCACCATCCCGCGCAAGGGGATCGGCCTGTACAAGACGCTGCGGCCGGGGGTCTGGCGCATCAACACCACCCGCGTCCTCGGGGTGAGCGGCGTCGACGTGGCCGACCTGACCACGGCGGAGATCGAGGGGCGGGAGCAGGTCCACGACCTCATGGCGTTCCTGCGCCGCCGTATCCCCGGGTTCGCCGAGGCGACGTTGCTCGACACCGCCGCGACCATCGGTGTGCGCGAGACGCGCCGCATCGTCGGTGAATACACGCTGACCGCCGACGATCTCGAGACCGGCCGCCATTTCGACGACGTCATCGGCACCTGCGGCTACCCGATCGACATCCACAGCCCGGTCGACGCCGGCGGAAGGCTCGAGGAGGACCCCACCGCCAACGTGTACGAAATGCCATACCGGAGTCTGGTGCCGAAGGACCTCGACGGGGTGCTGGTGGCCGGCCGCAGCGTGTCCGCCACGCACGAGGCGCTGGCCGCGATCAGGGTGATGCCACCCTCCTTCGCGATGGGCCAGGCCGCGGGGACGGCGGCGGCGCTGGCGGTGAAGGCCGGCGTGCAGCCGCGGCACGTTGACATCGCGGCGCTGCAGCGCCAGCTGCTCGAGGACAACGCCTATCTGGGGCCGCACAAGGTCCCGGAGACAGTCGGCTGA
- a CDS encoding ABC transporter permease, whose amino-acid sequence MSAQPLPATANRVRRRRVPSAKWFAWGVIGAYVLIALVGPLLVPYDSTSTSTIDRLQPPGSTLSDGSVSWLGTDQVGRSIAAQVIAGSRISMLIAATTILVAGAIGLVLGLIAGYYGRWGDSVIMRLGDIQLAFPSILLAILIAGVLGPSVTNVILTLAITRWVIFARVVRASALVASRSEAVDGARVLGVSDLSIITRYVLPRVLGPVAVAATVQVGLMIIAEASLSFLGLGVPLDQASWGSIIANGRDYLSSAWWIAAIPGIALVCLVIATGMATDNGKRADQTM is encoded by the coding sequence GTGTCCGCACAACCGCTGCCCGCGACGGCGAACCGGGTTCGCCGTCGCCGGGTACCGAGCGCGAAATGGTTCGCCTGGGGTGTCATCGGGGCGTACGTCCTGATCGCGCTGGTAGGGCCGCTGTTGGTTCCCTACGACTCGACGTCGACCAGCACGATCGACAGGCTCCAGCCTCCGGGGTCGACGCTGAGCGACGGTTCGGTGAGCTGGCTCGGGACCGACCAGGTGGGGCGTTCCATCGCCGCGCAGGTCATCGCCGGCTCGCGGATCTCGATGCTCATCGCCGCCACGACCATCCTGGTGGCCGGGGCAATAGGGCTCGTCCTCGGGCTCATCGCCGGGTACTACGGCCGCTGGGGCGACTCGGTGATCATGCGGCTGGGCGACATCCAGCTCGCCTTCCCGAGCATCCTGCTCGCGATCCTCATCGCCGGCGTCCTCGGTCCCAGCGTCACCAACGTGATCCTGACCCTGGCGATCACCCGGTGGGTGATCTTCGCCCGCGTGGTGCGAGCCTCCGCCCTCGTCGCGAGCAGGAGCGAAGCGGTCGACGGCGCGCGGGTGCTCGGTGTCTCCGACCTCTCGATCATCACCCGTTACGTGCTCCCTCGGGTGCTCGGCCCGGTCGCGGTGGCCGCGACGGTTCAGGTGGGACTGATGATCATCGCCGAGGCCTCGCTGAGCTTCCTCGGGCTCGGGGTGCCGCTGGACCAGGCCTCCTGGGGTTCGATCATCGCCAACGGGCGCGACTACCTGTCCTCGGCGTGGTGGATCGCCGCCATCCCCGGAATCGCGCTGGTGTGTCTCGTCATCGCCACCGGCATGGCCACGGACAACGGCAAGAGGGCAGACCAGACCATGTGA
- a CDS encoding alpha/beta hydrolase-fold protein translates to MTRTDEGPTGYSVTFRYKAPDDVEQVRIWGEWQFSSVESLVNTGTSDGRMGWDWRPGDTVAAAGPGFFPAFPASDMALGEDGVWTWTTPLPSGMHSYRFVHDCGGPAGIDGCTYHYDPANPPWSAGLTPTGAQTLSTVFVPEHPDFPTYDNRNHAPTPPELTGTFEHREYVSPTSTNPPGTHHLVAYLPAGYDANRPVPYPTLYLSHGFGGNESHFFVQALANYIMENLVAGGQVQPMVIVTTNFNGIPEGDAGYARDLIENVIPFIEREYNVSTLPEDRAFGGQSMGGQRGIALLYNYTPAFHYYGLWAAAGGGNPDATQVENMRGVRGGIHMGTGLQDFVGNIGPNSIARAATLRSHGLDVVEHNVDGTHTWVAARPLLEDFLKRVVFRTTETSLSVETRGNRVTHVSATVEPLGTSQAVPTGLVEFRRGDTVLGVAKLNPRGTARLRPPSHPHHPASAEGIEAHYLGDDLFNGSASGPTG, encoded by the coding sequence GTGACACGAACGGACGAGGGACCGACCGGGTACTCCGTCACGTTCCGATACAAGGCACCCGACGATGTCGAGCAGGTGCGGATCTGGGGAGAATGGCAGTTCTCCAGCGTCGAGTCCCTCGTCAACACCGGCACCTCAGACGGCCGCATGGGATGGGACTGGCGGCCGGGCGACACTGTGGCCGCTGCCGGTCCCGGGTTCTTTCCCGCGTTCCCGGCGTCGGACATGGCGCTGGGCGAGGACGGCGTCTGGACCTGGACGACGCCGCTGCCGTCCGGGATGCACTCCTACCGCTTCGTCCATGACTGCGGGGGGCCTGCGGGGATCGACGGCTGCACGTATCACTACGATCCGGCGAATCCGCCGTGGTCGGCTGGGCTGACCCCCACGGGCGCCCAGACACTCAGCACCGTCTTCGTGCCGGAGCACCCGGACTTCCCGACCTACGACAACCGCAACCATGCACCGACGCCGCCAGAGCTCACGGGGACGTTCGAGCATCGCGAGTACGTCTCGCCGACGTCGACGAATCCGCCGGGCACGCACCACCTCGTCGCGTACTTGCCTGCCGGTTACGACGCCAACCGTCCAGTGCCCTATCCCACGCTCTATCTGAGCCACGGCTTCGGGGGCAACGAATCTCACTTCTTCGTGCAGGCTCTCGCCAACTACATCATGGAGAACCTCGTCGCCGGCGGCCAGGTGCAGCCGATGGTCATCGTCACGACCAACTTCAACGGGATCCCTGAGGGCGACGCAGGCTATGCGCGGGACCTGATCGAGAACGTCATCCCGTTCATCGAGCGGGAGTACAACGTGTCCACGCTCCCGGAGGACAGGGCGTTCGGCGGGCAGTCGATGGGTGGGCAGCGAGGCATCGCCCTGCTGTACAACTACACACCCGCCTTCCATTACTACGGCCTGTGGGCAGCCGCTGGGGGCGGCAATCCCGACGCGACTCAGGTCGAGAACATGAGAGGTGTGCGCGGCGGTATCCACATGGGCACGGGTCTGCAGGACTTCGTCGGCAACATCGGCCCGAACTCGATAGCGCGGGCGGCGACCTTGCGGAGCCATGGCCTGGACGTCGTGGAACACAACGTGGACGGCACCCATACCTGGGTTGCCGCCCGTCCGCTCCTCGAGGATTTCCTGAAGCGCGTCGTCTTCCGCACCACGGAGACGTCCCTGTCGGTCGAGACCCGCGGCAACAGGGTCACCCATGTCTCCGCCACGGTCGAACCGCTGGGCACCAGCCAGGCGGTTCCGACCGGGCTCGTGGAGTTCCGCCGTGGTGACACGGTCCTCGGCGTCGCCAAGCTGAACCCCCGCGGCACCGCCCGCCTACGCCCGCCCTCTCACCCGCACCATCCCGCGTCTGCGGAGGGCATCGAGGCCCATTACTTGGGCGACGATCTCTTCAACGGCTCTGCCAGCGGGCCCACGGGATGA
- a CDS encoding ABC transporter ATP-binding protein gives MSTERSLALRATDVVCTYRLPGRLFRRGRPEVHAVDGVTLDVGAGEAVGLVGESGCGKSTMARAVVGLERIASGTVEVCGQSVAGLPRKARRDARQQAQLIFQDPYSSLNDQMTVRELLSEGWRAHPSLLDRSRWNERIAELLTMVGLDPRHAERKPSEFSGGQLQRISIARALSVEPRLLIADEAVSALDVSVQAQVLNLLDDLRRRLGLGILFISHDLSVVRHLCERVAVMYLGKIVESGPTAQVFARPTHPYTQMLLDSVPDLFPWESGGTARLPESGEPPSPIDPPPGCRFHTRCPLAAEVCSQDEPVLEPSSLPQHHVACHFADRAVHGAWSGTPVSP, from the coding sequence GTGTCCACCGAGAGATCCTTGGCACTACGCGCGACTGACGTGGTCTGTACGTACCGCCTGCCGGGGCGGCTGTTCCGGCGCGGGCGGCCGGAGGTGCACGCGGTGGACGGCGTCACCCTCGACGTCGGTGCCGGCGAGGCCGTCGGCCTCGTCGGAGAGTCCGGCTGCGGGAAATCCACCATGGCGCGGGCCGTGGTGGGGCTCGAGCGGATCGCATCGGGGACGGTGGAGGTCTGCGGGCAGAGCGTGGCCGGCCTGCCCCGCAAGGCCAGGCGAGACGCTCGGCAGCAGGCCCAGCTGATCTTCCAGGACCCGTACTCGTCGCTGAACGACCAGATGACGGTGCGTGAGCTGCTCAGCGAGGGATGGCGGGCCCATCCCTCGCTGCTCGACCGCAGCCGGTGGAACGAGCGGATCGCCGAACTGCTGACGATGGTCGGCCTCGATCCCCGACATGCCGAGCGCAAGCCGTCGGAGTTCTCCGGCGGACAGCTCCAGCGCATCAGCATCGCCCGGGCGCTGAGCGTCGAGCCTCGGCTGCTGATCGCCGACGAGGCGGTCTCCGCCCTCGACGTCTCCGTCCAGGCACAGGTGCTGAACCTGCTCGACGACCTCCGGCGCCGACTCGGCCTCGGGATCCTCTTCATCTCCCACGATCTGTCGGTGGTACGTCATCTATGCGAGCGCGTCGCGGTGATGTACCTCGGCAAGATCGTCGAGTCCGGGCCGACGGCGCAGGTGTTCGCGCGCCCGACGCACCCGTACACGCAGATGCTGCTGGACTCGGTACCCGATCTGTTCCCCTGGGAGAGCGGCGGGACGGCGCGGCTACCGGAGTCGGGCGAACCGCCGTCGCCGATCGACCCGCCGCCGGGATGCCGCTTCCACACGCGCTGCCCGCTGGCGGCAGAAGTGTGCTCTCAGGACGAGCCCGTTCTCGAGCCGTCGTCGCTGCCGCAGCACCACGTCGCCTGCCACTTCGCGGACCGCGCCGTGCACGGCGCCTGGTCGGGTACCCCGGTCTCCCCATGA
- a CDS encoding ABC transporter substrate-binding protein, with translation MQARADEFNEQNDEYNIILNASTADFEDMHDRLLVALQSGAGAPDIVDIEIQRFATFLRGEVPLHPLTDIIDNHRSELVEERTAPYRADGVEYGIDYHLGAWVMYYNSEILGEAGVDVDSIVTWDDYIAAGQQVVENTDSWMASIETTDRFSVLGPMLQNGGGTYDENNELILDSAENIEALQLISDMVHEHEIATASAGGQHHSEAYYQALNDGEYASVWMPLWYVTRFKDFMPETEGKILIRPLPEFSSDGFISTMGGGTGTAITQQIDEDKLDAAKAFLEFAKLTYDAQVSLYTDLGFDPFRNDVYTDDALTAPDPWFGNEPVMTNVQAMFDRLAPEFTGPRYPESVLQLRDVVAYQVVEEGADPAEALRRAADEIRSLD, from the coding sequence ATGCAGGCGCGGGCGGACGAGTTCAACGAGCAGAACGACGAGTACAACATCATCCTGAACGCCTCGACCGCCGACTTCGAGGACATGCACGACCGGCTGCTGGTGGCCCTCCAATCCGGCGCCGGCGCTCCGGACATCGTCGACATCGAGATTCAGCGCTTCGCGACGTTCCTGCGCGGAGAAGTCCCGCTGCACCCGCTGACCGACATCATCGACAACCACCGCAGCGAGCTGGTCGAGGAACGGACCGCACCGTATCGGGCCGATGGCGTCGAGTACGGCATCGACTATCACCTCGGCGCGTGGGTCATGTACTACAACTCCGAGATCCTCGGCGAGGCTGGCGTCGACGTCGACTCGATCGTGACCTGGGACGACTACATCGCGGCCGGGCAGCAGGTCGTCGAGAACACCGATTCCTGGATGGCGTCGATCGAGACGACCGACCGCTTCTCCGTGCTCGGCCCCATGTTGCAGAACGGCGGTGGGACCTACGACGAGAACAACGAACTCATCCTGGACAGCGCGGAGAACATCGAGGCGCTGCAACTCATCTCCGACATGGTGCACGAGCACGAGATCGCCACGGCCAGCGCCGGCGGCCAGCACCACAGCGAGGCCTACTACCAAGCATTGAACGACGGCGAGTACGCCTCGGTGTGGATGCCCTTGTGGTACGTGACGCGCTTCAAGGACTTCATGCCCGAAACCGAGGGCAAGATCCTCATCCGGCCGCTGCCGGAGTTCAGCTCGGACGGGTTCATCAGCACGATGGGCGGCGGCACCGGGACCGCGATCACCCAGCAGATCGACGAGGACAAGCTCGACGCGGCCAAGGCGTTCCTCGAGTTCGCCAAGCTCACCTATGACGCCCAGGTGTCGTTGTACACGGACCTCGGCTTCGACCCGTTCCGCAATGACGTCTACACCGACGACGCCCTGACCGCGCCCGACCCGTGGTTCGGCAACGAGCCGGTGATGACCAACGTGCAGGCGATGTTCGACCGTCTGGCGCCGGAGTTCACCGGGCCTCGGTACCCGGAGTCCGTGCTCCAGTTGCGCGACGTCGTCGCCTATCAGGTCGTCGAGGAAGGCGCTGATCCGGCCGAGGCGCTTCGCCGAGCAGCTGACGAGATCCGCTCGCTCGATTAG
- a CDS encoding ABC transporter permease, with translation MGPLVLRRIGQAVLVLWGALTIIFLVVRLVPGDPAALLLGPTASAEQVEALSRDLGYDEPLMVQYVTYLADAVRMDFGESVRLHVPAMEAAVDRLPATMTLAITAMLLTIAIGFPLGVVSARRPRSLAGRAISTVSLAFQGMPQFWVGIVLVIIFSASFRLLPSSGFTSPQSLIMPAVALALPYVGWLTRSVRNSVMEELDRHYVRTAKANGLPSRRIFYGHVVRNTLIPVITVIGLLLGVFIGSAVIVEQVFAWPGVGRLMIEAITYRDYSVVQAAVLVITALYVVMNLVVDLLYSYLDPRVRFKNP, from the coding sequence ATGGGGCCGCTCGTCCTTCGGCGCATCGGGCAGGCCGTGCTCGTGTTGTGGGGAGCACTCACGATCATCTTCCTGGTCGTCCGGTTGGTCCCGGGTGATCCGGCCGCACTGCTTCTCGGACCCACCGCCTCGGCGGAGCAGGTCGAGGCACTGAGCCGCGACCTCGGGTACGACGAGCCGCTGATGGTCCAGTACGTGACCTACCTGGCGGACGCGGTCCGGATGGACTTCGGAGAATCCGTCCGGCTGCACGTGCCGGCCATGGAGGCCGCCGTCGACCGGCTCCCGGCGACGATGACCCTGGCCATCACCGCGATGCTCCTCACCATCGCCATCGGGTTCCCGCTGGGCGTGGTCTCCGCACGCCGGCCCCGGAGCCTGGCCGGCCGGGCCATCAGCACGGTCTCCCTCGCCTTCCAGGGGATGCCGCAGTTCTGGGTCGGGATCGTACTGGTGATCATCTTCTCGGCGTCCTTCCGGCTGCTTCCGTCGTCCGGGTTCACGTCGCCGCAGAGCTTGATCATGCCGGCGGTGGCGTTGGCGCTGCCGTACGTGGGGTGGCTCACCCGCTCGGTGCGCAACTCGGTGATGGAAGAGCTGGACCGTCACTACGTGCGCACCGCCAAGGCGAACGGCTTGCCGAGCCGTCGCATCTTCTACGGCCACGTGGTCCGCAACACGTTGATCCCGGTGATCACCGTGATCGGGCTTCTGCTCGGAGTCTTCATCGGTAGCGCTGTCATCGTCGAGCAGGTGTTCGCCTGGCCCGGCGTGGGACGACTGATGATCGAGGCCATCACCTACCGCGACTACTCCGTCGTCCAGGCCGCGGTCCTCGTCATCACGGCTCTGTACGTCGTGATGAACCTGGTGGTCGACCTCCTTTACAGCTACCTGGACCCGCGCGTCCGGTTCAAGAACCCCTGA
- a CDS encoding LacI family DNA-binding transcriptional regulator, with the protein MRSKDQKGRARPRQADIAKAAGVSQATVSMVLSNRTTTRISEETRRKILELSGDFGYSANPAARRLAGGKNRILGVFTYEPTFPIAGLDQYYPFLLGIEAEAEQLQQNLLLFTSASGEGRSRSIYADGVNQLGIADGSILLGRGEKRDEVARLAREGYPFVYIGRREIHGADISWVTADYESATYDVTRRLHDLGHRQLLYIGVERPEEPNLDRFAGWETARAELSLDGSVRRPAADADLGPLIAEQVSSGVTALVIETPDDAPRVFRSVKELGLNVPGDLSIAVLGDMSLPRARKRSWSGFGMPYQEIGVAAVRLLVELISDPSVAPQTLKLPCHVNVGKTVAAPNTSENAPAASPSRPL; encoded by the coding sequence TTGCGGTCGAAGGACCAGAAGGGCCGGGCCCGGCCTCGGCAGGCCGACATCGCCAAGGCCGCCGGCGTGTCCCAGGCGACCGTCTCGATGGTCCTGTCCAACCGCACGACGACCCGGATCTCCGAGGAGACCCGGCGCAAGATCCTGGAGCTGAGCGGCGATTTCGGCTACTCGGCCAACCCGGCGGCCCGCCGGCTGGCCGGGGGCAAGAACCGGATCCTGGGGGTCTTCACCTACGAGCCCACGTTCCCGATCGCCGGGCTGGACCAGTACTACCCGTTCCTCCTGGGCATCGAGGCGGAGGCGGAGCAGCTGCAGCAGAACCTGCTGCTGTTCACGAGCGCCAGCGGCGAGGGGCGGTCGCGCAGCATCTACGCCGACGGCGTCAACCAGCTCGGGATCGCCGACGGCAGCATCCTCCTCGGCCGGGGGGAGAAGCGGGACGAGGTCGCGCGTCTCGCCCGGGAGGGGTATCCCTTCGTCTACATCGGTCGCCGTGAGATCCACGGCGCCGACATCTCCTGGGTCACGGCGGACTACGAGAGCGCCACCTACGACGTCACCCGGCGCCTCCACGATCTGGGGCACCGCCAGCTGCTGTACATCGGCGTGGAGCGACCGGAGGAACCCAACCTCGATCGCTTCGCCGGGTGGGAGACCGCCCGGGCCGAGCTGTCTCTCGACGGGTCCGTGCGCAGGCCGGCCGCGGATGCCGACCTCGGGCCGCTCATCGCCGAACAGGTGAGTAGCGGCGTCACGGCGTTGGTCATCGAGACGCCTGACGACGCGCCCCGGGTGTTCCGGTCGGTGAAGGAGCTCGGCCTGAACGTGCCGGGCGATCTGTCCATCGCCGTGCTCGGCGACATGTCGCTGCCCCGTGCCCGCAAGCGCTCCTGGTCGGGTTTCGGCATGCCCTACCAGGAGATCGGCGTGGCGGCGGTCCGCCTTCTCGTCGAGCTGATCAGCGACCCCTCGGTCGCGCCGCAAACCCTGAAACTGCCGTGTCACGTCAACGTCGGCAAGACCGTCGCTGCGCCGAACACCTCCGAGAACGCGCCGGCGGCGAGCCCTTCGCGGCCCCTCTGA